The Betaproteobacteria bacterium nucleotide sequence TCACGAGAGCCCGCAAACCGGGCGTCTGCCCGCGGCTCGAAGAGCGGCTGCGACTCGAGAACGTGGTGCAGAAGTGTGCCATTCTTCAAGCCTGCCCATCCGCGCCTTTGAACTGTAGAGACCTCGTGTCCAACGAGCAATGATCCGAGGCGGCGAGGAAGATCCTCGTCAATCAGAATTCGCATCCGATACGAGCGCAGCCCGTGCCTCCTTAAGAACGGCGATCGCCAGCTCGCGGCTCACGGAAGGAAAGTCGTCCAAAAATGCCTCCAAGGATTCCCCGTTTTCCAGGTGGTCAAAGAGCGTTTTCACCGGAACGCGCGTTCCGGCGAAAACCGGCGTGCCGCTGTGAATTTCGGGATCGATAGTAATCAGTTGCGACTTCATGGTCTCTTGCTCCGAAGCGCAATCCACGATTTATTGATCGTTCCGTATTGGACGACAGTCCAATACGGACGCGACGCTCCCCTCTCCCCCCGGGAGAGGGGTTGGGGGTGAGGGACGGGCGTGACATGAAATAGGGAACGCTCGATAGTATACCCCTGTGCCGTTGCTCGGCGCTTGACGACGCCATTGACCGGCCGTATCAGCAAGCGAAGCGCGCTGGCATAGGTCCGCCTCGAATGGTAGGTGTACGCGTCATGGCGAGCCTGACCGGGTACCTTGACCGAAAGCTGAAGCTTCCGGTCAACGAGCACAAGAGCCGGGTGGCATCGA carries:
- a CDS encoding DUF433 domain-containing protein; the protein is MKSQLITIDPEIHSGTPVFAGTRVPVKTLFDHLENGESLEAFLDDFPSVSRELAIAVLKEARAALVSDANSD